A portion of the Anabas testudineus chromosome 22, fAnaTes1.2, whole genome shotgun sequence genome contains these proteins:
- the dnaaf2 gene encoding protein kintoun, which produces MEVGGKLSELNMTEDEMDKLTKAFKDEKFREMLRDYAQEISDPENKKRYEEEIKLLERERGNSIEFIHPKPFRALKTSVNGKQKCFINICGNDKVGKPEFKSGVSEDGCRGQYWSLPHSLHPGREDADPKGNKIMVYDVIFHPDTLHIANKNKKFMDMVSKTAIQGIQNSFNVTLDENNVREINTKYKGIPQPCVIRKPIPGYKAKEPSEKPDPLAFPYPDEKRATTTSQIKPTQSPPTKNSSDSNPRSLQIKPQKAKEPTKPNYTVKYRSFIDLQDYRCSRDSAKSPRPKEIVVTIDLPLVESLKDASLEAKEKSLLLETKKPAYRLELPLAYPVDEDKGEAKFNKHTGQLTVTLPVLPSKDTLDFAIGPAITVSDGEKQDRSGDLEEENRKEKEKEKDESEEEAQDFAEGKENVVGENEILRKHYKNDRGNVAEERGVQEQKNGKIYESELEDSVVTGFQSDVDPDKPTGSAVEQETDGIGEEEKVNVETPTIKTSGIQRETENIEEARDSSLKMDEDPSFQNHTSSEESQSTVTSTSLTIGSTHNKDCCISQEADGFNRPPAADEANKSNPVGSGNTITLFAEELTRRSGKQDIDEDDLPTESDKPPPVVLREIDEDGNEKIISDHSTSAGIIFQNSLMYELD; this is translated from the exons ATGGAGGTCGGAGGAAAACTAAGCGAACTAAATATGACAGAGGATGAAATGGATAAATTAACAAAAGCTTTCAAAGACGAAAAATTCCGAGAAATGCTTCGCGACTATGCCCAAGAGATATCAGACCCCGAGAATAAGAAAAGGTATGAAGAGGAGATCAAGCttttggagagagagagaggaaatagCATCGAGTTTATTCACCCGAAACCATTCAGGGCTCTGAAAACAAGTGTGAACGGCAAGCAGAAGTGTTTCATCAATATCTGTGGAAATGATAAAGTTGGAAAGCCTGAATTTAAGTCTGGTGTGTCGGAAGATGGCTGCAGAGGACAATATTGGTCCTTGCCCCATAGTCTGCACCCGGGGAGAGAGGATGCAGATCCAAAAGGTAACAAGATTATGGTCTATGATGTTATTTTCCACCCTGACACTCTCCACatagcaaacaaaaacaagaaattcaTGGATATGGTGAGCAAAACAGCCATTCAGGGAATTCAGAATAGTTTTAACGTGACTCTGGACGAAAACAATGTGAGAGAGATAAATACCAAGTACAAGGGCATTCCTCAGCCTTGTGTTATTCGCAAACCCATACCTGGGTACAAAGCCAAGGAGCCCTCAGAGAAGCCTGACCCTCTTGCCTTCCCATACCCAGATGAAAAGAGAGCTACGACAACATCGCAGATCAAACCTACACAGTCACCTCcaacaaaaaacagcagtgattCCAACCCCAGGAGCCTCCAGATCAAACCTCAGAAAGCCAAAGAGCCAACAAAGCCAAACTACACAGTAAAATATCGATCTTTCATTGATCTGCAGGACTACAGATGTTCCAGAGACTCGGCTAAGAGCCCCAGGCCTAAAGAGATAGTGGTCACCATCGACCTGCCACTTGTGGAGTCGTTAAAAGATGCTAGCctggaggcaaaagagaaaagcctgCTGCTGGAAACCAAGAAACCAGCCTATAGACTGGAGCTGCCTTTAGCCTACCCTGTGGATGAAGATAAAGGAGAGGCCAagttcaacaaacacacaggacagtTGACAGTCACACTGCCTGTTCTTCCGTCTAAAGATACTTTAGATTTTGCTATAGGCCCTGCCATTACTGTTAGTGATGGTGAAAAGCAGGACAGAAGTGGAGACTTAGAAGAGGAGAAtaggaaggagaaggagaaggaaaaagacGAAAGTGAGGAAGAAGCCCAGGACTTtgcagagggaaaagaaaatgtagtgGGAGAAAATGAAATTTTAAGAAAGCATTACAAAAATGACAGAGGAAATGTGGCGGAGGAGAGAGGAGTTCAGGAACAAAAAAATGGCAAGATTTATGAAAGCGAACTAGAGGATTCTGTTGTAACAGGATTTCAGTCAGATGTTGATCCTGACAAGCCCACAGGCTCTGCTGTGGAACAAGAAACTGATGGGataggagaagaggaaaaagtaaatgtggAAACACCCACAATAAAGACTTCAGGCATCCAAAGGGAGACTGAAAACATAGAAGAGGCTAGAGATTCCTCTTTAAAG ATGGATGAAGATCCTTCATTTCAGAATCATACATCCAGTGAGGAATCCCAGTCAACTGTCACTTCCACATCTCTGACAATCGGTTCAACCCACAACAAAGACTGCTGCATTTCACAGGAGGCTGACGGATTCAACAGACCGCCTGCAGCAGATgaagcaaacaaatcaaacccAGTAGGTTCAGGTAACACGATTACCCTGTTTGCTGAGGAACTCACCAGGCGCTCAGGAAAACAGGACATAGATGAAGACGACCTGCCAACAGAATCTGACAAGCCACCACCTGTTGTGCTGAGGGAAATTGATGAGGATGGAAACGAGAAGATCATCAGTGATCACTCCACTTCTGCTGGGATTATCTTCCAAAACAGCCTGATGTATGAGCTAGACTGA
- the lrr1 gene encoding leucine-rich repeat protein 1: protein MKLQCDVEVVNRMLPTFGMKSRGKGTRAVLSIGKQLDKTSQRSNIYMMICTAKDRAGSKYKLKDNIEKFFTWFVEEGKATVRLKEPAVDICLSKADANSLKNFLSAARLADRGCDTSSLPLSTLTPVRARDVEQPKKKLTIVSKKDYPLTSNFPYSLEQLQVSYCKLSRVDMRMLSLKALRKLDLSNNHIKKLPATIGDLSCLSELILHNNHLESFSEALCLSTLQRTLQLLDLSQNRLRSLPAQFCQLRELVNLKLDDNELFCFPFHIGRLSKLRFLSAAHNQLTVLPSDFRKLSLENLDLFGNPFIQPNPLDHTMKLTFPLPLQEMASRAVANLRIPYGPHIIPAHLCRDLELAKNCDCGCVCINFYIKTAVSMNLHQVSHTVVLVDDMGGTDAPVQQHFCSLSCYSKYLDDSLQRGIR from the exons ATGAAGCTGCAGTGCGATGTCGAGGTGGTGAATCGGATGCTTCCCACGTTTGGGATGAAAAGTCGAGGCAAAGGGACGAGAGCGGTGCTCTCCATCGGGAAGCAGTTGGACAAGACAAGTCAACGCAGCAACATCTACATGATGATCTGCACAGCGAAAGACAGAGCTGGATCCAAGTACAAG CTAAAAGACAACATAGAGAAGTTCTTCACATGGTTTGTGGAGGAAGGCAAGGCCACAGTGAGATTGAAGGAGCCAGCTGTTGACATTTGCTTGAGCAAG gCTGATGCAAATAGCCTGAAGAACTTCCTCTCAGCTGCTCGTTTGGCAGACAGAGGATGTGACACGAGCAGCCTCCCCCTCTCCACACTAACTCCTGTTCGCGCCAGGGACGTAGAACAACCAAAGAAGAAACTGACCATCGTCTCAAAGAAGGACTACCCCCTCACCTCCAACTTCCCGTACTCTCTGGAGCAGCTACAGGTCTCCTATTGTAAACTGTCACGTGTGGACATGCGAATGCTGTCCCTCAAAG cCCTCCGTAAGCTAGACCTCAGCAACAACCACATCAAGAAACTCCCTGCCACCATTGGTGACCTCAGCTGCCTGTCTGAGCTCATCCTCCACAACAACCACCTGGAATCCTTCAGCGAGGCCCTCTGTCTGTCCACCCTGCAGCGGACCCTCCAGCTCCTCGACCTCAGCCAGAATCGTCTACGGTCCCTGCCCGCTCAGTTCTGCCAGCTCAGAGAACTAGTGAACCTCAAACTGGACGACAATGAGCTCTTCTGTTTCCCGTTCCACATAGGCAGACTCTCAAAGTTGAGGTTCCTGTCAGCTGCACATAACCAACTGACTGTGCTGCCCAGTGACTTCCGTAAACTGAGTCTGGAGAACCTGGACTTGTTTGGAAACCCGTTTATCCAACCCAATCCACTGGaccacacaatgaagctgacTTTCCCCCTTCCACTCCAAGAGATGGCTTCCAGAGCTGTGGCCAACCTCAG GATACCATACGGACCTCACATCATCCCTGCCCACTTGTGCCGGGACCTCGAACTAGCCAAGAACTGCGACTGCGGCTGTGTCTGCATCAATTTCTACATCAAGACAGCGGTCAGCATGAACCTGCACCAAGTCTCTCACACAGTGGTCCTAGTGGATGACATGGGAGGGACAGATGCTCCAGTGCAGCAACACTTCTGCTCCCTCTCCTGCTACTCTAAATATTTAGACGACTCCCTTCAGAGAGGAATCAGATGA
- the LOC113148414 gene encoding transmembrane protein 151B, producing the protein MLPSDVDSAEDAAASAPNDAEGEEQEEQVEEEVEDASPAESEVLEEQRPVKQSLGACVCRESHWRCLVLSLLMYSCLGAVAWCQLTRVTKISFNSALTSSFTASFTSSLRGVSGMGVGGHSMIYHDSPCSDGYIYIPLAFLLMLYVLYMVECWHCRARSKLQSKADVDSVYERVLRMQQAQPCIWWKAISYHFVRRTRQVTRYRNGDAYTTTQVYHERVNTHVAEGEFDFSHCGMKDVSRDLRGLEEHSATRLRFTKCFSFTEAGAENDYLNQRARFFSEIEGLDDYMEAREGMQLKNLDFRENLIAYVDPDRMPWYNSQVAFWLAAMLMLSWPLRVLIEYRTAYVHYRIEKLFGLEYSHSSSSSLDEERPVRNNVGCVIPRVDTLDSTEMEWHIRCNRQVIPSYSEAMLINMSMAESNSLQDTEYTSSSNCFLLDSSQAPQSYGALQSQDESEHCSEQTGRGDGGGRRRTIASSSCSSIFSCRGALFHSHLSSDTSRFSLCRMYGSHRTVAMWRSRSSNLTEPCCMDEQCCGSDSSQLALSDSPPTYRDARFFPVLIVHRPEGCGSEDRRDVRRYYIRRGSSCVETSL; encoded by the exons ATGCTTCCTTCCGATGTGGACTCTGCGGAGGACGCCGCGGCCAGCGCGCCCAATGATGCTGagggagaggagcaggaggaacaggtggaggaggaggtggaggatgcCTCACCAGCTGAGAGTGAAGTCCTGGAGGAG cagcgTCCAGTGAAGCAGTCCCTGGGTGCTTGTGTTTGCCGAGAGTCCCACTGGCGCTGCCTGGTGCTTTCTCTTCTTATGTACAGCTGCCTGGGTGCAGTGGCCTGGTGTCAGCTGACCCGAGTCACCAAGATCAGCTTCAACTCTGccctcacctcctccttcacagcctccttcacctcctccctgCGGGGCGTCTCTGGAATGGGCGTTGGAGGACACTCAATGATCTACCACGACAGCCCTTGCTCTGATGGCTACATCTACATCCCTCTGGCTTTCCTGCTCATGCTCTATGTGTTATACATGGTGGAGTGCTGGCACTGCAGAGCCAGGAGCAAGCTGCAGAGCAAAGCAGATGTAGACAGTGTATACGAGCGTGTGCTGCGGATGCAGCAGGCCCAGCCCTGCATATGGTGGAAGGCTATCAGCTACCACTTTGTCAGACGGACTCGGCAAGTCACTCGATACCGTAACGGGGATGCCTACACCACCACACAGGTGTACCATGAGAGAGTGAACACACATGTGGCTGAGGGTGAGTTTGACTTCAGCCATTGTGGTATGAAAGATGTATCACGTGACCTCAGAGGCTTGGAGGAACATTCAGCAACTCGTCTGCGCTTTACCAAATGTTTCAGCTTCACCGAAGCCGGTGCAGAAAATGATTACCTCAACCAGAGAGCCAGGTTCTTCTCTGAAATTGAGGGTTTGGATGATTATATGGAGGCCAGGGAAGGGATGCAGCTGAAGAATTTGGATTTCAGAGAAAACCTCATAGCCTACGTAGACCCAGATAGGATGCCGTGGTATAATTCCCAGGTTGCCTTCTGGCTGGCAGCTATGCTCATGCTGTCATGGCCTCTGAGAGTCCTCATAGAGTACCGCACTGCTTACGTGCACTACCGCATAGAGAAACTATTTGGGTTAGAGTACAGTCACAGCAGCTCTTCTTCTCTGGATGAAGAGAGGCCCGTGAGGAATAATGTGGGTTGTGTTATTCCAAGAGTAGACACACTGGACAGCACTGAAATGGAGTGGCACATACGCTGTAACCGCCAGGTGATTCCCAGCTACTCAGAGGCCATGCTGATAAACATGAGCATGGCCGAGTCTAACTCATTACAAGACACTGAATACACCTCCTCTTCAAACTGCTTCCTGTTGGATAGTAGCCAGGCCCCTCAGAGCTACGGCGCTCTCCAAAGCCAGGACGAGAGCGAGCACTGCAGTGAGCAAACTGGacgaggagatggaggaggcaggaggaggacCATCGCcagctccagctgttcctccatcttctcctgcAGGGGAGCACTGTTCCACTCCCACCTCTCTTCGGACACTTCTCGCTTCTCTCTCTGCCGCATGTACGGATCCCATCGCACAGTGGCTATGTGGAGGAGCCGCAGCAGCAACCTGACAGAACCCTGCTGCATGGACGAGCAGTGCTGCGGGTCCGACTCCAGCCAGCTGGCTCTCAGTGACAGTCCACCCACTTACAGAGACGCTCGGTTCTTCCCAGTCCTCATTGTGCATCGGCCTGAGGGCTGTGGCAGTGAGGACAGGAGAGATGTGAGGCGCTATTATATCCGGCGAGGGTCATCATGTGTCGAGACGTCACTGTAA
- the rpap1 gene encoding RNA polymerase II-associated protein 1, with amino-acid sequence MLRRPKPTDSEADLLREQEQFLVSGAPSAANVVRRPDKRRGEAGGEAGDQNRGSEGDQRDVVTIEDLPDQLPSLTPAPPKKSRFKGSRVTFEDDDAEERLDRHDIHISAVLSRIVERDTSSTPVNLPAFTGMAFPKVLHRSETGNQVPLSLNGGKKSIFARQIAAQRIKEGKTPLHCEPEAAQTAEPREKHMPPEISMDTDVAELPTVSGPRLISGQGLAGPNSSGETTRIHRENQAKLQAMSESEIIEEQKKLLSQLDSRLVEFVRSRKAQSVLSSASSSKQPEGSFPLVNRDSDSSSAAALFQKPKVEMEAEEKELPLQPAVTEEDLPVKPQKEWVHMDKLEPEKLEWMRDLPAPRRKGTKKAMQARFDFAGNLIPPTEDLPTHLGLHHHGEEPERAGYSLQELFLLSRSQVIQQRSLALSTLANILTKARAGEYLSVLKGSVMSTLLDAGLLFLLRFALDDSVEGVMSAAVHALKALLVCEEEEECLDCTFSWFRGLSTFPLLPSAQEEEDEEDEGLDESMKETAKEKEERKSDHEVARQDVVKGLLKMKLLPRLRYMLEVIRPSPRVVQDVLDVLTRIARHSSSSATQVLDCPRLMETVMCNFLPTSWSAPSLPQPHTVHGLPLASAMKLLRVLAASGRHACARLLNSLGVSERLSCLLSAEPRELLLDQTQALRITTEAYRLWTVAAAYGQACKLFIDLYPALVKTLQSVHQALAPSDPLLPLQLHRILALLSLLTQVTHTAGCHQELQAGMASSQGEDCPPPPPVSWSHVTGLQTSLLGHLKSFVKSLDNSLQKQSSLTLIPAYLVYLEAYYHQLSKQSCFKPVEALQELEHLTSEVLLPLISHSAVQGLIKNIKSSSVVCNVQSSHLGPDSIPSLPGLACPGWRDRPGLVVPSSPFPLLSGLGLLLKTIMGIHKGLICKFPGLLLTEPVIGYLRGCSQATPTLSHTRAWLLRHEHLVLYLLLELAHRLVPIDPEVAKHASLYHQVALVLLPWLLPGSEYLAHELLSTIIFSKDFISEGHSGGPEAIELEELKLHEETQHHPFPSLQTVGTILREACIQLPSIRGCFLTHLAHLESSVLVSRDAFLGRNPWINSHLLPELTGPTLPSDWPFLPLVSLYERMGVSDGGGLAVEELPPGALPAVTHCLQWLLLLEIWREDALKVIPPVAKLARLSCMFLCSSDLFLERPVQNLIWGLFRLLTRPSKLDSLDLNIPPPGLASFQDLYSALLAQYEAVSFGDRLFGCWVLLPLQRRYSTAMRLAVFGEHVGMLRSLGVTLEQLGIPMERFTSPPEDSLPLLRLYFRSLVTGTLKHCWCPVLYVVALSHINSFIFSQDAAAQEVEAARHSMLRKIYYLTDEVLRNHLLLFRLPYQHSEFGFDMYEQLPPIRAKRLESILGLQDS; translated from the exons ATGTTGCGGCGTCCCAAGCCGACTGACTCAGAGGCAGACCTCTTGAGAGAGCAGGAACAGTTTCTGGTCTCAGGGGCTCCATCGGCTGCAAATGTGGTCCGGAGACCtgacaagaggagaggagaagctggaggagaagcagggGATCAAAACAGAGGGAGTGAAGGGGACCAAAGGGATGTGGTCACCATAGAAG ATCTTCCAGACCAACTCCCTTCTCTCACGCCTGCCCCTCCAAAGAAGTCTCGCTTTAAAGGCAGTCGTGTCACCTTTGAGGACGATGATGCTGAAGAGAGGCTGGACAGACATGATATTCATATCAGTGCTGTTCTCTCCAGGATTGTT gagCGAGATACCAGCTCTACTCCAGTGAATCTACCTGCATTTACAGGCATGGCTTTCCCCAAAGTACTGCACCGCTCAGAAACCGGAAATCAG GTGCCTCTTTCTTTAAATGGTGGAAAGAAGAGTATCTTTGCCCGTCAGATTGCTGCTCAGAGAATTAAGGAAGGGAAGACACCTTTGCACTGTGAACCTGAAGCTGCTCAGACAGCTGAGCCCAGAGAGAAGCACATGCCCCCTGAGATTAGTATGGATACAGATGTTGCAG AACTGCCTACAGTCTCAGGTCCCAGGCTAATCTCTGGTCAGGGTCTTGCGGGCCCAAATAGCTCAGGAGAGACCACGAGGATCCACAGGGAGAACCAGGCCAAACTCCAGGCAATGTCTGAGTCTGAGATAATTGAGGAGCAGAAGAAACTGTTATCTCAACTTG ACTCAAGGCTAGTGGAGTTTGTTAGGTCTCGCAAAGCCCAGAGCGTCCTGTCCTCTGCCTCCTCATCCAAACAGCCTGAGGGCAGTTTTCCTCTTGTCAACAGAGACTCAGACTCCTCCAGCGCTGCTGCACTGTTTCAGAAACCCAAAGTGGAGATGGAAGCAGAGGAGAAGGAACTGCCGCTCCAACCTGCTGTGACGG AGGAGGATCTGCCAGTGAAACCTCAGAAAGAATGGGTCCACATGGATAAACTGGAGCCAGAGAAGCTGGAGTGGATGAGAGATTTGCCTGCACCCAGAAGGAAAGGAACCAAGAAG GCCATGCAGGCTCGTTTTGATTTTGCTGGTAATTTGATCCCCCCTACTGAAGATCTGCCCACACACCTGGGTCTGCACCACCATGGAGAGGAGCCAGAG AGGGCAGGTTACTCTCTGCAGGAGCTCTTCCTCCTGTCTCGGAGTCAGGTCATCCAGCAGAGGAGTCTGGCCCTCAGCACTCTAGCCAACATCCTAACAAAG GCACGTGCTGGAGAGTACCTTTCAGTTCTGAAAGGCAGTGTTATGTCCACTCTGCTTGACGCTGGTTTGCTCTTCCTGCTCCGCTTTGCACTGGATGACAGTGTGGAGGGAGTGATGTCTGCAGCTGTACATGCGCTTAAAGCTCTTCTAGTttgtgaagaagaggaa GAGTGTCTGGACTGCACCTTCTCCTGGTTTCGTGGCCTGTCTACcttccctctgctgccttcagctcaggaggaggaagatgaagaagatgaagggCTGGATGAAAGTATGAAGGAGACAGccaaagagaaggaagaaaggaagagtGATCACGAAGTGGCCAGGCAGGATGTTGTCAAG GGTCTATTAAAAATGAAGCTGCTCCCCAGGCTACGCTACATGCTCGAGGTAATCCGACCATCTCCTCGAGTGGTCCAGGATGTTCTAGATGTTCTCACTCGCATCGCAAGACACTCCTCCTCATCTGCCACCCAG GTTCTGGACTGTCCACGCCTGATGGAAACAGTTATGTGCAACTTCCTTCCCACTTCCTGGTCAGCACCATCTTTACCCCAACCTCACACTGTGCATGGGCTCCCACTGGCCAGCGCCATGAAGCTCCTAAGAGTTTTGGCTGCCTCTGGAAGACACGCCTGTGCCAGACTG TTGAACTCTCTGGGGGTGAGTGAGCGTCTGTCGTGTCTGCTGAGCGCTGAACCCAGGGAACTGCTGCTGGACCAGACTCAGGCCCTAAGGATCACCACTGAGGCCTATAGGTTGTGGACTGTAGCGGCTGCTTACGGACAGGCCTGCAAATTATTCAT AGACCTGTATCCAGCCTTAGTGAAGACATTGCAGTCCGTTCATCAAGCGCTGGCCCCCTCAGATCCTCTGTTGCCGCTGCAGCTCCATCGGATATTGGCTCTGCTTTCTCTGCTCACACAAGTTACCCACACAGCTGGATGCCACCAGGAGCTACAAGCTGGCATGGCCAG CTCTCAGGGAGAAGactgccctcctcctcctccggtGTCATGGAGTCATGTCACAGGGCTGCAGACATCTTTGTTAGGGCATTTGAAGAGCTTTGTAAAGAGTCTTGATAATTCACTTCAAAAACAGAGCAGCCTGACTCTGATACCAGCTTACCTGGTCTACCTAGAAGCTTACTACCATCAGCTTTCTAAACAG AGTTGTTTCAAGCCAGTGGAGGCTCTACAAGAGCTGGAGCATCTGACGTCTGAGGTTCTCCTTCCTCTAATCTCTCACAGTGCTGTTCAAGGTCTGATAAAGAACATCAA GTCTTCTTCAGTAGTGTGTAATGTCCAGTCTAGTCATCTGGGCCCAGACTCAATCCCTAGCCTCCCTGGGTTGGCCTGCCCGGGCTGGAGGGATCGTCCTGGGCTGGTTGTTCCCAGCTCcccctttcctcttctttcaggACTGGGGCTTCTCTTGAAAACCATCATGGGCATCCACAAAGGTCTCATCTGTAAG TTCCCTGGTCTCCTCTTGACAGAGCCTGTCATTGGGTACCTGCGTGGCTGCAGTCAAGCTACACCCACACTGTCTCACACCAGGGCTTGGCTTCTGCGACATGAACACCTCGTCCTCTACCTGTTGCTCGAGCTTGCACACAGACTG GTTCCCATTGACCCAGAAGTAGCGAAACATGCTTCACTATACCACCAGGTGGCGCTGGTTCTGCTGCCGTGGTTACTACCTGGCAGTGAATACCTGGCACATGAGCTGCTCTCCACCATCATCTTTAGCAAAGACTTTATATC AGAGGGCCACAGTGGAGGACCTGAGGCCATAGAGCTGGAAGAGCTGAAGCTTCATGAGGAAACTCAGCACCACCCTTTTCCCTCACTACAGACTGTCGGCACTATCCTGAGAGAAGCTTGCATCCAGCTACCTTCCATACGGGGCTGCTTCCTCACTCACTTGGCCCATCTGGAATCATCCGTGTTGGTGTCGCGAGATGCTTTCCTCGGCCGCAACCCTTGGATCAACTCCCATCTCCTCCCAGAGCTCACCGGCCCCACTTTGCCGTCTGATTGGCCTTTCCTTCCACTCGTCAGTCTGTATGAAAGAATGGGAGTGTCTGATGGTGGAGGTCTAGCTGTGGAGGAGCTTCCTCCGGGAGCTCTCCCTGCTGTGACCCACTGTCTgcagtggctgctgctgcttgagATCTGGAGGGAAGATGCTCTAAAG GTGATCCCGCCGGTCGCCAAGCTCGCCCGTCTTTCCTGCATGTTCCTGTGTTCCAGTGACTTGTTCCTGGAGAGACCTGTTCAGAATCTGATATGGGGTTTGTTTAGACTACTGACAAG GCCATCCAAGCTGGACTCTTTGGACCTGAACATCCCTCCTCCAGGTCTCGCCTCCTTCCAGGACTTGTATTCAGCCCTTTTAGCCCAGTATGAAGCTGTGTCTTTTGGAGACCGTCTGTTTGGCTGCTGGGTCCTTTTACCTCTGCAGAGGAGGTACAGCACTGCCATGAGGCTGGCTGTGTTTGGGGAACACGTGGGAATGCTGAGGTCACTGGGGGTCACTCTGGAGCAG TTGGGCATCCCCATGGAGCGGTTCACCTCTCCCCCTGAAgactccctccctctccttcgCCTCTACTTCCGCTCTTTGGTAACAGGGACTCTAAAGCACTGCTGGTGTCCGGTCCTGTACGTGGTTGCCTTGTCTCACATCAACTCCTTCATCTTCTCTCAGGACGCTGCAGCACAG GAGGTTGAAGCAGCTCGACACAGTATGCTGAGGAAAATCTACTACCTGACTGATGAG GTTTTGAGGAACCATTTGCTGCTCTTCCGTTTGCCATATCAGCACTCAGAGTTTGGCTTTGATATGTACGAGCAGTTGCCTCCCATTAGAGCAAAGCGTTTGGAGAGCATCCTGGGACTGCAGGATAGCTGA